A genomic stretch from Hemibagrus wyckioides isolate EC202008001 linkage group LG02, SWU_Hwy_1.0, whole genome shotgun sequence includes:
- the asphd1 gene encoding aspartate beta-hydroxylase domain-containing protein 2, with the protein MPWSLDLLPLPPCVELGGPPLSGLLWTLLLLFLWYCYRVGADPPSCSSGSAHSAISRSSSCSPVDAGHSTPKPSPAIAVGSEEEEEAKSYLMPVLSHAPFPAQAAAGSRKLYTALQEYAKRYSWAGMGRIHKGLRIQTRMNDRSSIQKPHLFYLPDVPSIPFFPRDAHRHDIEILEASYPIILAEFQAVYQRGIDTKLGWTYQGPKGQALFPLYNAGVCVASNCRACPCTYRTLLSLRTFISSNSLGSAGFWLLGPGASLGGTYGPTNTRLRCHLGLQTPAQCELVVGGEPQCWSEGHCLLVDDSFLHTISHNGGAEDGPRIIFSVDLWHPNVAAAERQALDFIFSPEQ; encoded by the exons ATGCCGTGGTCCCTGGACCTGCTCCCTCTGCCTCCCTGTGTGGAATTGGGTGGGCCTCCCCTGAGTGGCCTTCTGTGGACTCTGCTGCTGCTCTTTCTCTGGTATTGCTACCGTGTGGGTGCCGACCCTCCGTCCTGCTCATCTGGTTCGGCTCACTCTGCGATATCTCGCTCCTCCAGCTGCTCTCCAGTCGACGCTGGTCATTCCACCCCCAAACCTTCCCCTGCAATTGCTGTGGGGAgcgaggaagaagaagaagcaaagAGTTACCTGATGCCGGTGTTGAGCCATGCACCATTTCCTGCTCAGGCAGCAGCAGGAAGCAGGAAGttatacacagcactgcaggagTATGCCAAGCGTTACAGTTGGGCTGGCATGGGCCGCATCCACAAGGGCTTGCGCATCCAG actAGGATGAATGATCGCTCTTCCATTCAGAAGCCCCATCTCTTCTACCTTCCCGATGTTCCCAGCATCCCTTTCTTCCCTCGGGATGCTCATCGCCATGATATAGAAATCCTGGAGGCCAGTTATCCCATAATTCTTGCTGAATTCCAGGCTGTCTACCAGAGAGGCATTGACACAAAGCTGGGGTGGACATACCAAGGACCTAAg GGTCAGGCACTGTTCCCACTCTACAacgctggagtgtgtgtggcaAGTAATTGTCGTGCGTGTCCATGTACGTACCGTACGCTCCTCTCCCTCAGAACTTTCATCAGCAGTAACTCACTTGGCTCAGCAGGATTCTGGCTTTTAGGCCCTGGGGCCTCACTGGGGGGAACCTACGGGCCCACCAACACACGCCTCCGGTGCCATCTGG GTCTCCAGACTCCTGCACAGTGTGAACTGGTGGTAGGGGGTGAGCCGCAGTGCTGGTCTGAGGGACACTGCCTCCTGGTGGACGACTCTTTCCTGCACACTATCTCGCATAATG GTGGCGCTGAAGATGGTCCAAGGATCATTTTTAGTGTGGATCTGTGGCACCCGAATGTTGCCGCAGCAGAAAGACAGGCTCTGGACTTCATCTTCAGTCCTGAACAGTAA
- the cabp5b gene encoding calcium-binding protein 5b: METQAYMFTHSLSGGRDVSESVCLGPACIFLRGRNIERKLADEEIEELRLAFSEFDKDKDGLISCKDLGNLMRTMGYMPTEMELIELSQNINMNLGGHVDFEDFVELMAPKLLAETAGMIGLKELKEAFREFDMDGDGAITIDELRHAMKKLLGEHTNRKEIEAVVREADNNGDGTVDFEEFVRMMSRD; encoded by the exons ATGGAAACACAGgcatacatgttcacacactcGCTGTCTGGGGGCCGGGacgtgtctgagagtgtgtgtctgggcCCAGCTTGCATCTTTCTGAGAGGGAGGAACATT GAGCGAAAACTTGCAGATGAAGAGATAGAAG AGTTGCGACTGGCCTTTAGCGAGTTTGATAAGGATAAGGATGGGCTCATCAGCTGTAAAGATTTGGGCAACCTGATGCGGACCATGGGATACATGCCCACTGAGATGGAGCTGATCGAACTCAGTCAGAACATCAACATGAACC TTGGAGGCCATGTTGACTTTGAGGATTTTGTGGAACTCATGGCTCCTAAGCTCTTAGCAGAGACGGCTGGAATGATTGGCCTGAAGGAGTTAAAGGAAGCATTCAGAGAG tttgacATGGACGGTGATGGCGCCATCACTATTGATGAGCTGAGGCATGCTATGAAGAAGCTGCTTGGGGAACACACTAACAGGAAAGAGATTGAGGCTGTGGTGAGAGAGGCTGACAATAATGGAGATGGAACAGTGGACTTTGAAG